ttctctctctctcttttttttttttgtactttAATGTCGCTTATTTTGATTCCTTTATTAATTTTAGGTCAGGTGTTTTGGATTTGCATAATTTCCAAGTGTCACATATTCATTGCCCTCCTCCTACGTGGCTGTTAGTCTTTCTTTCTCCTCTCTGTCATTCAAGAGATTTTAAATctctattattttttttaataaatttaaatGATCCCATGTTTGTAATATTTATCATGTTTGTCGAAATAGGGATCAATTAAACGCTGCACTTTTTATATCCCTATCAAGGAAACCATCATGGCTACCTAAACACTCTGTAAGAAATTTATTCTTCATTTCTATgttattaataattaatacatGCTCCCTTTCTGTAAGACATTAGTTCTGTGACAACACTACTAAACTCCCAACACCAAATTATATGAAGTTTTCCGGTCACTTTAGTTGTCCGTTAtgtgttttattataaaatcgGTAATAATTAATAAAAGCATGGCTCAACTATGTGCAGATTTATGCAGTTGGGTCGACTTCAAGCAATGGCCTGCACCTTTTAGATTTCTATCCACACACCAGCTCCCCGTGCCATGTGGATTACGAGTAAGAAACTTCTCTCTTTTTTCTCTTTCTTTATAAGAACAGATGGATGCTTAAATGTCAATCATGTCTACTTGTTGCTGTAGTGACTCAAAGAATCCCAGTGAGACCTTTGAGTGTAAACAAAATGTATTTGTACCATTATCTGGACATGTTACGGCTTGTGCTGCTCATCCTCTTAATGGCACCATTGTTGCTGGAACCGCGGTGTGTATATCCGTTGCTCTCTTTAATATCTGTGTTCTTGATGGGAATATGAAAAGGCTAACGTAACATTGTTTGTTCTAGGAAGCCTCTTTATTAATGATTTCTCAAAAGCACCTTTGCAAGAAAGGAGACGGCGACGATGATGAGCATTCATGAAAGACAATAAACCCTGGAACTGTAAAACTGCTATTGCGAGTGTTATAATAGAGGAATGGGATATCTTGAAGATGATGTCTTTGCATAAATAAAGTTAGTTCAAAAGTAAGATGTGTCCAAAGGTTTCAGAGGCTATTTTTGCTGTTTAGGATCTATAGAATAATGTGAATGTATGATGTATCGTATATGATGGAATCCCCTTTCTTCCCTTAATTGGGAATGAGTGGTGTGGATTTGATGATTTATACAAGTAGAGCTTTTGAGACACTCGGTTGTAGATCCTGTTCCATATGTGTGATTTGGGGATTTTTTAGAAGAACCACAGGCTTTCTTTATGAGCCTAGTCCatatttttatatcaaaacatCCTTCGTAAAGAGCCCATACATTTTTTTAATCATTTAGCCAATAGCAGCCCAAAATCCCAAATGAGTAACACACCCCTTTCTCTCATGCCTCTCTGTTTCTCTCTAGAAGAATGATACATTTGGCCCTTAGCATCAGGTTCTTTGATTTTTGGTTTTGAATCTGGTTATTCAATGGTACCATAGGCTCCTTCTCTCATCTTTTCAACAAAATTACTTTCTTTAACCAAAAAATGACACTTTGTTCCCAATAAAGGCAGTAAAGGATTTTTGTGACCTTTTTTTTGAATTCAGCTTGTTTGGTTGTAAAAAAAAAGGATTTTCTGTTCCGTTTTCAGTTCAATCTAAATAAACTTTCAACCTGAACAACCCGAACCAATGTGCACCCCTAATAAAATGAAAGTAAAAAAGGCATTCAGAATGAAAACCTTAAAAATATGTGAAGGAGTTTAGTTATATTATAAGGAATGGTTGTTAGTGTTTTtgagtggttgtgagtggagaagAGAGAAAATATATGGGAAAAAAAATTTGAAGGGAGAAAaccttataattttttttaatatttttaaaaatggttgtgagtaaaggagagagaaaatgtaatgataaatgtataaaaatattgtttaattgaaaagaagagagaaaaaatagttctttttagtggaaatatatggATATGGATAGGGAATTCATTGCGAATGATCTAATTACCTTCATGTGCATTAAACGATGGTATTCGATGAATATAAAATGCCCGCCCATTGATAAAACGAAATCCATAACAATCACTAAATTAAATGAAAACTGAAAAGGACGGTAGATGTGTTTAGTGCCCACTAAATTTAAACCTCTCGTTCTAGAAGATTTCTTGTATTTTAAACGACTGAGATTTGATGTTAGCCTTATCTAACCATGGAGAGTGATTTCAGGTCCTTTAACTTTATCAGCTACATAAGAATATACAATGTCGGTTTACAGGTAagaatcactaaaataaaataaaatttatgataCACGTAGTTATTAAAACTAAAATAGTTAATGCCTAAGATATCTAccattttaatattttatttcgTATCAAACATTTAACATAAGGGCGGGAACTCTACCACCAACTCCGTCACTCCGTTACCTTCGATTTCACATAATCCGTCATGGAAAAGTACGCAGTTCCGGTGGCTCCGATCGGTGAAAACCCTAAGCCAATCACAAGGTACGCCGATTCAATCGTCATTGTTTTAACCTTTCGCTAATTGCTAATTTGTTCATCACTTGACCCAAGGTCGCACTGGAAAAGAAGCCTCGTTGAATTGACCGGAAAATGCGATCGTCATCACCTTCACGACGTCGCCCCACGGCTGATGCAATCGTATTCCGAAGTAAGAGTTTCGGTATTTGATTGTATTGCTTATTGTTCTGCTGTAATTTTGCTAAATTACTAACCCTAGGTTTGTTTTGTTTGGCAGATTGGGGCATTTctgcataagtataagtatcatAACGAGGGTACACCTTGCAAAACGCATTTTAGACAGTATTATCGTTTTGTTCTGGTGAgtgttttttatttggtttggtttgaaTTAAGAAATATGCAATCATAGAAGTCCCAATTGGTTATAGATGCTAAtgatttttttgtttgttttgttttttgtagGATGAACCGCCCTCAGTTATCACCGGCATCAGACAGTCAGTGTTAGTACTCAACTTTCATATCAAGCTGTTGAGTTTGGTTATGTGTAGTTAGTAGTATGTACACGTATTGTCTAAGAAAGTGAATTCACATATTATGCTTATGTTATGCGTGTGTGACGCAATTAACTTTGATATATGCTACAAGCAATGTTATGAAGTTAATTATATGCCATGGGCCTATAGCCACTACCATGATCAACTGAATTTCAATGTATACTTTATTTCTAATTAGAATGATAATAACGGTTTTCTTTTTTCTGTTGTGTTTATGTTTCAAAGAATCACTAACATTCAgttttattgataaaatcatCATCCAGGTTGGGTGTCTCTGCGTTGGAATTTGATGCAAAGGTAAAGTTGCTTCTTTATTTGTTTGACACATATAGTATCTGtgatcgagccgggggtctcactggaagcagcctctctattcctacggggtagaggtaaggctgtctacatcttaccctcctcagaccctaccttagctttgctattggtgggatatactgagtatgatgatgatataGTATCTGTGATCCTATGTAATTCCATCTTTTATTTTTAGATACAGGACTAGGAGTAGCGCGTACGCCTTAGTAATTCCATCTTTTATTTTTTCTCAGGGAATATATTTGGCATCAGTGACTAAACCAGGGTGCTTAACAGTACACGAGTTTGAATCTCTATACTGTCAGAGTAATGGGTCTGGTAAGTTTTTGAAATTTGGTCTATCATCTTTGTTACCCTTTGAAAATTTCAATCCGATTATTTTAATGAGAGAATTGATTAGAATTTGGGTAGACCAACTGGCTACTGCTGTGAATGACATTAAATGTTCAATTTTTATCTGGATTTTCATACTAATGAACTTATATTACTTTGTTTTTTCCCCACATGAACTGTTTTTACTTTCAACCATAAACTTTTAAAAAAACCCCTCTTTCATTATTATACCTTTTTTTTATTATAGGTACAAGGGAAGATCAGGGGAAACAATTGCTACACATTCCTGTATTTAGTGGTGCGAATGCTGTTCGCTGGAATCCTGCTAGTCAGGATGAGGTGTATTATTAACTTCTTTTCTTCTTATTGTCTTAGTTCATGAGTTCTAGTTTGATTGTTCTATGTGATATTCATAAGAAAAGAGATCCAAAAGCACAAAAGTATTGCCAGTGTCTCTGACCTTAAATGTGTTACCTTTTTCGTTTTCTATTTGAAAAAAAGGCAGTCTTTTGATCCTCCTGTCATATTTTGTTCCATTATAAGTTCTTTTGGTTAAGATTTAACTTGCATGTTGTTCAGGTTGTATGTACATCCCTGATCAATAATGAAGTTCTTATCTTTGACATTGGTTATGTTTCTTCTGAACCGACTGAGGTATGTTTTTTCTTTCTGTATATTCTCATTTTCTTTGCAGTCGCTTGCTAATCTATAGCAAACCTTTGGTGGAATTTAGTATCACACTATGTTTTAGCCAGACGATTTACTAATGCAAAATTTGTTGATATTTTAACCTAAGACATTCATTCAATTTGGGCGAATCATAAGCATGAAATGTACTGGACTTGCATGAACACATTTTTATAGTTTCATCAATAAAAACTTATTGATtatgtgaaattaggttaaacaagttATGTTGAATATATAACATCTGATGGAATAAATTGGCCTCAAATTCAACATCTGGGGGTCTAAATAAGCGAGGGAGGGAAGAAAAGTTACACGTACGGATCAGAAGAGTGATGTGGCATTAAGTTCAAATCGTTTTTATACAAACtgagtgaaaaaaaaaacaatacactTTAAGCTCAAAGGCGACACTTTTCATTTTAATAGTTTAAACCTGCTTTTCTTCTCTTTGTATCAAGTCATTTTCATATATGGGAGATTATTAACCATGAAAGGGTTTGAATGATGATATCTATCTTCTGTACCTTGATGGGGTAACCTTTTCCTCGGTTATGCAAGTAAACGTATGCTATGGAACATGTTTGGGTAAttggttattggattttaatgaTGAAGTTTTTCCATATAGTTTTTATAGTCCTTTTACAATATAAATTTTTGATGAGGATCCTGCCAACTTTAGTTTGTCTTGTTATCGATATGCAGGTATTAAGAAAAAGGCCTACTGTCAATGTTCATGGTAGTAGTGTGCGACAAGGTTTTTCTGACATAGCCTTGTCTAATGATGATGCAAGGTCTgtaaacaagaaaaaaaacataatacTGAACAATAACTAAAAATCTTAAAAGATTGCAACGTTGAAAGATTTTGTTTTATAGGGTACTTGCTTCCGATACATATGGAGCAATAAGTATATGGGACAGGAGAGCAAGCAATCTTCCACAATCTGGGCTTACAACTAATGCGACTTACGGTCTCACCAGCATCCAACTCGATGAGAATCAAGTAAATTACTTAATATTGTATAACATACATGGGTACATGATAACATTTATCTATATATAAAGTTTTTGTAAATATTATGTAGTATGTGTTATAACACATGGAAATTAGCTTTTTCTGAATTAATTCTATCAAGACTTACATCACATTCGTTTATCAGTGTGTGATTGGTGCTACAAAGAGTGGCTTTATATATATTTGGGATCTACGTGGTGGAAGATCTTCAGCTGCTTTTCAAAGTCACAAGGAGGTGCTCTTTCTGTTTTTATAAAATGTTGACAGTTACCTTGAATATGAATAGCCAACTTTTTTTTcactcatatttttttttttctaatttataATTTTCCAAAAGATTGAAATAATAATAAACTGTCTTCTACTGGCAGGCATACTCTTCTCCTCTAACATCAGTAAGGTTATCATCCATGCTGAATAAAATCGGGCCTCTGAAGGTATGtttttttcttatatttttaatgaattaagatttattttttataatttcatATTGTATGGTGCAGGCACAATCAAATATTTTACCTAAAGAAATAGAGTCTATCAACATTAATccttcttgttcatatcaactAGGGTTCCATCTTGATGATGGTTGGTAAGTTAACTCAGGAAATTAATTCATGTGTCATTTAAATTCCTTTTACCAGTTTTTTATTGTATTTCAAAGTCACTAATTTTAATTGCTTTGTTAACTTTAGGTCTGGTGTTTTGGATTTGCACAATTTCCAAGTGTCACATATTCATTGCCCTCCCCCTCCCTGGCTGTTAGTCTCTCTCTcctctttattattattttaataaatttttaatgatcccaagttggtaatatATACTTTGTTTGTTGACGAAATTAGGGATGAATCAAATGATGTAATTCCTATGTCCCCACCAAGGAAAGCATCATGGCTACCTAAACACTCTGTAAGCAATTTAtttttcattttactgttttcaataaTTGATATATATAAAGTTTTCTGGTCACTTTGATTGTCCATTGTGTGTTTTATTATTGAATTGGTAATAATTAATAGAGTAAAATGTTAttatcgtccctgaggtttggccagtttgcactttcgtccaaaggtttgtttttttttttttccgcatctggatccaaaaggtttgaaatcttgtcattttcattcggctcattaacttcatccatttttctctgttaacaggagtatttccgtcttttttgctaacttaaagggcaatttggtctttttcactttatgtaaaaagactgaattgccctttaagttaccaaaaaagacggaaataccgctgacttaacggagaaaaatggatggagttaacgggctggatgaaaatggctagatttcaaaccttttagatccagatgcggaaaaacaaacctttagacgaaagtcgcaaaactggccaaacctcagggacgaaaatggcattttattcTAAGTAATATAAACATGTTTCAACTATGTGTCTGTGCAGATTTATGCAGTTGGGTCGACTTCAAATAATGGTCTGCACCTTTTAGACTTTTATCCACACACCAGCTCTCCGTGCCATGTAGATTACGAGTAAGGAACTTCACTGttattttttctgtttttttcctcttttttaaGAACAGATGAATGCTAAAATGTCAATCATGTCTATTTTTTCTGTAGCGAATCAAAGAATCCCGGTGAGACCCTTGAGTGCAAACAAAATGTATTTGTACCATTATCTGGACTTGTTACTGCTTGTGCTACTCATCCCCTTAATGGAACCATTGTTGCTGGAACCGTGGTGCGTATACATACACTAGTATATTTGTTGCTTTTTTTTTATTAGCTATGTTCTTGATGGAAATGCGTAAAGGCTAATATAACAatgttgtttattttaggaagcgTCTTTGTTAATGATTTCTCAAAAGCACCTTTGCaagaaaggagatgatgatgatatgatggCGACGTTGAGCATTCATGATTCATGAAAGACAATAAACCCTGCAACCGTTGGTTGAACAGTAAATAGGTTCAAAGGTTTCAGTGGCTGTTTTTGTCGTTTGGGATTTATAGAATGATGTATTGTATGTTGATGGAATCCCCCTCCTTCCTTTATCTGGGAATGAATGGTGTGGATTTGAATGATAACGAGTCTTGTACGATATGGCGTGAGTTGGTTATGGTTGACATGATTCAATGTTATGAGAGGATAGTAATAAAGGTCCTTGATATTCAAATTTAATCACGATTAAAGGAAATTCGAATTTGTTATGAGTTAGAAGGTGCAAAGTTCATGGTCGTTTGAGGCTAACCTGACTTCTTGTTTCGTAAACAACAGGGGATCAAGGGGGGCAATCGATCGAACAACGTGTCTAACATGTAACTTCAATATGAGTGCTAGTCCAACTACCTAACCTATAACTTATGTGATGAGCATTTCAAAACTCTTGTCATTGATGGGAAAATGCAATAACGAGTACAAGTGCGACAGCCTATTGCATGATAGAAGTCTCAAAGCCAAGTTTAAAGGATCCAAATCATCCACGAGTACAAGTGCGACAGCCTATTGCAGACCACAATAACCAAATGATCCCAAGTTTATATAAGGTATCGTTAAAGCCAAATATCCTAAGTCTTATACTAGGTTAACGTCTAAGTTTCATCACGCTAATTGGTTCGTTTATTAATTAAGTGTCATGCTATTATAGAATGTGTTAAATTACGAATAACACTATTTAATGATTGCATTCTTTAGTTACCTATTTCTAAATTTTCCCGAGATTTCATTTTGTATCACTGAAATATCAAAATTTCATATATTGACACAATAACATGTTTATAGATACTTATCTAGTTGTATATTGTATATATTTAAAAAATGTAGAACATTTGAATTTCATCTACGTAATTtaacacatgtatttaaatcttTTAAACAGTCAAATTTATTTAAGTTTGCATAAACTAGTTTGTGATTTACAAAATTAACAATCTGATTAAAATACTTGAATAAATAAGGATATACTCATATACAACATGGGGAAGttttaaatgaaaaccactagttattgtgaaaactcgaaaactaattaaaaaaaccaaaaaaaccataccatttttttttgcatatcaattttcgcaggtttttttatataaaaaagaaatttaaacaattttttttttgtagtgcacatgtgtaatactacacatgtatatgtgtactacaattttttttttttgaaaaaaagtttttttttatatataaaaacctgcgatttttataaaaaaaactgaaaaaaattttttgggtgtgttttttaggctttttttagttagttttcaagttttcacaataaaagtggtttttatTTGAATCATCCCCTATACAACATATACATAAATAATTAAACAAAGAGACGTGGGCCAACTAAgaggctgtttggtagcctcttaatgaccattcagatactacctcttaatggtttaaaacctctgaatgaataagaggtaacctcaagtctgaatggttaagaggtaacctctgaatggtaaatcatcacatgtcacattcttctaccttctcattggtaaaattcttaatggttccattaagaggtagcctcttaatgatcattcagaggctaccaaacagcccctaagtttgTTAGGTTATCAGAAGATGGGCCAAGAGTGGTGGGTAACAGGATGAGGGCCCAAACCTTCTCTTGAGCAAACCAATGGGTCAATTATTCGTGAGTCGTAACAATGTGACAATATTAAATATTGAATATTTATTTCTTTAATACATAAATGGGTgaaagatccactaaaaagtagattttgcctaagtagcTTAAGAAGAATTGTGGTGATAACATGTGTCACTTCTTATAAGTAGGAACGAAAGACATTTTGGTAGTAAAACATTTTGATACTTATAAGTAGGAGtgtgaaaatgacatgtgacactcctattgttttttttaaatacaacaaaaaaatctagtacaaaaaatctagcacaaaaaattcagtacaaaaaatagtaaaaaaaatctagtacaaaaaatatagtagAAAAATTCCAAGCacaaaaaatttagaaaaaaaaaatttaagacaaaAAATTTCAACccaaaaaatttagcacaaaaatatagtacaaaaaccCAACACAAAAATGCTATACAACAtaaaaatacaacacatttttgtgggttttttttagtcgtcatattttatatagcaatatgatactcaaattaaatataaaaagacgctcgattttatggtgaattttttaataaaaaaataatgtcatataaaaaaattatgattgtttaaaaattggggtggaatatgcatgtgccttgcatgtggagagagaaaattAATAAATAGGATTTTCCAAAGATACCCTTACACTCCTCTTTTTCCCTACATTTCCTTTTACATTTCCATCTTAACCATTttaatttgaaaaatgaatgacTAAGATTCTTTCTCATCCTACTTAGACGaaataaattttttatttgatcttacccctaCAAATAGGTTAACCCAATCGACACaacatattatatatattgaCTTGTAGGCGACTTATAAACACAATCAAATCAAACCATGTGTAATTCACATATGATGCATTCATGTTTTTGATGTATGCTTTTGATACATGGATGATATGTATtaagtggagggttcaaatgagaagaaatgtTTTGGAAgaagaaaaaataaaaagtttcaaccaataagaatgattaattttacttcatttaatatttgcatttaattttaatgtaaGGGTACATTTGTAAACTTACCTAGATCATTAATTtctagtcttcctctttaatagcaaactaaattaaatttgtaacttattttcaaaatatatattttttccaaaaaataaaaaaaaatattttagagtgtaggataaattactaggtgtgtaggataaattacgagttgtgtaggataaatttaaatatgtgtaggataaatttcgataTGTGCAGGATAACTTTTTATgttgtgtaggataactttttatgtgtgtaagcaaaataaaaatattgtagagaataatagtctttatgagtaATTAATTACTTAAATATAGTGATAAATGAGATGTAAGAAAAACtacttaatattttacaattgtaccctttattctttttcttctcaattaaatttttttCTCAAATGACCCCCCTATGTATTAATTACATTAAATGTTGGATGAACTTCACATATTTTATCCATTTATTGTCAAATATCCCTATTATTTTAAAGAAAACTAGTGGTATTTCCTGCGCTTTACGGCGGAATTTCGGTTAGTATCGATTCGGTTCAATATGGTATCAGCACGATACCAAAACTCGGCATAACAATCGgcacgtgttttacatcgattGAAGACCATAAAAACAAATATTCGTATCAGTATCAGCATTGTTTGGTCGATGTCGATCTGATTCGTTCTGGTACTGGTATGGTATCGACACTTAATACAACTCACAATACCAAAAAATACTTTATTGCGAACACAACTCTGATTCAACGAATTCTATAGCGCCACATcgagaaaaccataaaaatgaataccgtAACAATATCGATGTTGTTTGGTTGGTATATGTTTGATTTGTGAAGATAAAAAAGAAAATCACCTATATTTGACCCATTCGAATAGAACTTTTATCAAATCGTAGATAATAATAAGCACATCGTGACGGTATATTCAGAATTTTATAACACGTTATATTACATTAACAAAAAAGCGAAAAAAGGTAATCAACATCATTTTATAAAAAAGGCCTAAACCGATGTTATACGATATCCGGACTGATGTCGAGTAATATTAAAAAAGGGACAATAAAAATATGagaaaaaactatatattaattaaaggttTCGTTTTATCGCTTCCCGCTTGCCAAaacacgcacaactcgcacaCCTATCGCAATCTAAAACGCTAACTAATCGCGAACAAACTAAAAATATAAGGGCAATGCTCCCATACGCTACACACCTCGCTTATGCTACGCTACATCATGTTTATCTCACCCACGCTACACGCTATTTAGAgaaggtgaatacgtgcaaaatatgtgtttatgtgaaTTATGTGCTAATACGGGCTTATGTGAATTATATGTATACGTGCGAatacgtgattatgtgcttatgtaattacgtgattatgtgtcttatgtgaataataataatagaatatACGGTATAATGGAACGCTAAACTTTTCAACAAACCCGTTATAATCGAATCTCATCTAATTCATCATGATGACATCTGCAGAGGAACTCACGCTTGACAATGTCTTCTCTTGGATCCCACACTCGCCGAACTATCTAGCGAAACAATGCTGACAAACGCATCGCCTCTCTCATGGCCAAGGAAATGGCCAAGGTGATCCCTCAAATTGTCAGTGAAATTCACGCTGTCAGTAGCACCTCTTCGGTTGATTCCAAGAATGACTCGCCGAAAGCTCcgttcagcttcaagcagttcaaagcttgtGGTCCTATGACCTTTACTGGTGAAGATGGACCCAGTAcgatgtttcaatggtttgattcgatcgaAGTTACTTCCCGACAAAGTGGATGTCCCGAGAATCTCCGCACTGTCAACGCTGTTAGTGCataaatgtctatcgcctccaTCAATCAAAATCGTAGTAGAAACCGAAGAATGCAAGACTTGATGATGTTACTAGttagtaaaggcaaggtggcaattgtgtaaataatgagatttctcattataaccttggcctataaatagaaccattagggttctcatttaAGACTTTTAGCTCATTTGGAGATTTTGGAGATTctagtctagagagagaaagtctagagagagaaagtactctcCACGTGATTTTTGCTTGTACACGTCATCTTCATcaataaaatcacggttctagtacgttattatgtgttcggtcacgcacgttcacggattccgcacgtcgaatgttcgttacgcaatcgaacggtatcaaaaccggtcctacaagtggtatcagagctaggagctcgattgcactgatcaaacgcattgattcgtaccagatttcagcaatttcagatccgatttcatctatttcttcattttttcacatttttcacgttttttcctgaaaaacgtcaaattgaacgggattttacggtccgaatcggctgattttttgatatgttgtgcgaaaatatctgatctataaccctaccaaaTTTCAGATTCAAACTCCTAGCCGATTAGGAGAAATTCGAGTTTTTAGGTCCGATTTAGTTTGAATCAGCTAGGTTCCGTTTGAAATTGACACATCTCGTTTGAAATTGGCCATCCCGTTTGAACTTATCGTTTGAAGtggtcctatcgtttgaaaactACACCTTCCGTTTGAGGGTGTGTTGTTTCCGTTTTGAAAGCAGCCTTTCCGTTTGAATTGTATCGTTTGAACTTGACTTCCGTTTGAAACAATGGCCGTTTGAAAGTAACATATATATGGATTCCGTTTGAAGGATTTGGGTTGTATCGTTTGAGGCTTGCTGTCCCGCTTGAAACGACACACCGCTTGAAACGTCACACCGCTTGAAACTGACACACCGCT
Above is a window of Helianthus annuus cultivar XRQ/B chromosome 14, HanXRQr2.0-SUNRISE, whole genome shotgun sequence DNA encoding:
- the LOC110898884 gene encoding uncharacterized protein LOC110898884 — translated: MEKYAVPVAPIGENPKPITRSHWKRSLVELTGKCDRHHLHDVAPRLMQSYSEIGAFLHKYKYHNEGTPCKTHFRQYYRFVLDEPPSVITGIRQSVLGVSALEFDAKGIYLASVTKPGCLTVHEFESLYCQSNGSGTREDQGKQLLHIPVFSGANAVRWNPASQDEVVCTSLINNEVLIFDIGYVSSEPTEVLRKRPTVNVHGSSVRQGFSDIALSNDDARVLASDTYGAISIWDRRASNLPQSGLTTNATYGLTSIQLDENQCVIGATKSGFIYIWDLRGGRSSAAFQSHKEAYSSPLTSVRLSSMLNKIGPLKAQSNILPKEIESININPSCSYQLGFHLDDGWSGVLDLHNFQVSHIHCPPPPWLDESNDVIPMSPPRKASWLPKHSIYAVGSTSNNGLHLLDFYPHTSSPCHVDYDESKNPGETLECKQNVFVPLSGLVTACATHPLNGTIVAGTVEASLLMISQKHLCKKGDDDDMMATLSIHDS